GGACCtcgaataaaaattttatttatttattttttagtttattttggaaaaaaactatccttattgttttaatgaatttttttggtcaaaatatATGAGTTTTAAATATGTATTTAGTTGTAACGATCCTTGTCAGAGTACTCGAAAGGTCGGGTTGTtacatgaaaattttaaaatagagatttgttcttTGATGATCCTTCACATTTAGAAGAATTGAGAGGGgagttgttgaagaaatgtggtgacatttcATTGGCAGTTAACATGATGTGGgagattttattaaaaaaaatcatgacatGGTAAAATTAGAGAGCAacaggaagaaaaagaaaaagaagaagatgataatgaaattcatggagaaaaatcagttggaatcaaaagttttgatttatctttgacttctcattttatttaaccatatttctacgaaaaatataatggttaattgttattcattgcccaaaaaagaagaaagaaagaaagaaatatttctcattttatttaatgggttaattgttgtttattgcccaagaaagaaaaaaagaaaatagaaagaaagaaaaattttaaaaattgaaagaaaaaaattgcaatccacattttttcaaataaagataagtagaattattgaataaaaaagtttgaaaacaaaaatagtaatcataaaaacatattatttatagTTCAAAAAACTGCATTAGATATCCAAATATATAAACTCAACTATGCACCCCAAACACcgacatatgaactcagaccaaataactctacactccaaacacagacatattaACTCTACAGAACTCCACAGACATATAACTCCAAACATCCTATTTCAACTTAACACTCCAAACATCCTATTTCAACTTAACACTCCAAACAACTCCTAAAAGTTGAAAAggtaaaattgattaaaaatgttttatagAAATTTCCTTGCAGTGACCTAGTTTTTGACACGTGCAAAATAAATGATAGATCCAATTTATTTAATGAccatattataatattaagagtaaatttatcaatatatattgaatcattgactttttaatgaaaaataattaaagaattcttagcctctaatgaaaaataattaaagaatacTGAAGCAATCAACTTCGTTGTTTATCTCCAATGACCAATTCAACCAAAACATATACTAAcagaaaaacaataataaagaaaaattgacTGGTGgaagtatttttaaatataaatttgaaattattagtttatagtGTTTAATGATCAtcttttatagtaatttgacattaGGGATTATTTGAAGATGATTGGATCATCCTTATAGACCTACTTGTCACATACATCTATAAGATCGATTGCTTATTAACAATCCCACCAAAGTATATGAAGATGTATCATTTGCATATACTTGATATGACCGACAAGCTTGACTATTTTAAAGAATGTTTCTTTTTTGTATGCATGAAATCAGCTCGTTGTTGTccatggttatatatatatatatataaatatatacatatttgtGAATGTGCAAATAGACTCTCGATGGTACTGACAGATCCACGTAGAAATCAGGTGCACGTGTTCCCCTTAAATTAtcgttttttgtatttttaatataaatttatggtatatgtttatgatatatataatcTGATTCAATATACTTGTCAAACGTTGTGTAGTAAGCAGTTTTATTGGTtcgtaagatttttttttctctttaggTTCACATTACTTGTATATATATTACTTAATTTCAAAGTCGGAAgatacaaaataaattttttccTCACTCGTCAGATATAAATATCGCATAAGTAAGTTCCAAATCCTTCTCgatgttttagtttttatatatatatatatttagaaaatCTATGTAATAAAGCATTATACTGTTATTGTTATTACATTTGTATAATTAACcctaaataaatatgaaaagatattttaaaagaaaagtaataatagAGATTATAGAGTTATCATCTTACAAAAGAAAATTACCTCTCCGATAGATTTTGtatataaatcaatttagaaGAACTGCCCAAAGatcataatttaataattacAATTTAtgaatcgattaatatataaattaaattttatgaattaaaatttatatagaaATCAATTGGATTTGATTGTGTAGTTAAATGAGAGATTAATGaatgaataattattttatagcATACATAAAGGAAAATTTATTGGATAAGTTAGATAATAAAATCATCacaaattgatttcaaaacatGAAACCTAGGACAACTGTAATATGTATTAAACTAGCTAATTTACAAAGCTATGaatactttttatatttttctttatagtCTTTTTATTACATGGTGCCctcttatataaaatttatggatCCGACATTGCTTAATAATAACCTTATTTTTTGTGCATGTTCAACTCAAATGTTTCATAGCCGTTAAAATATGTTGTACGattgttaattatataaataatagtattttgtcaACACTAATTGCAATAGTTACATATAGAAAATTATAACTTGATTTATCGAGTTCACATCTCAACTGAGTATTAAGAATTTGGGAAAGTACGAGTGCAGTTGAATGGTGGAACCAAAAGTCAAGGAGTAAAAAATAACGAAAAACCATAAAAATGTATGATTTtcttatgttaaaaaaaaaacacttattctaaaaaaaactacATCAAATATTCATAACTTAACCCAATTTAACTTTATATCTAAACACagaaaattattataaactcAACTCAACCTAAAATTGAGCGCCAAACATATCCTAATTTCATTAAGGAATTGTACAATATAATTGTCATGATAAAGTCACACATCAACTTTTATATTgaagttatattttaaaattttataatacgTGCATCATACATAGTAAATAAACTAACatgaaaaaaacaatatttagtaaatttcaattttagacACGAACATGTTGTTTATAGCCGTTATAAATAAAGGCTAAATGATTGTGTTTCAGAtgtaataactaaaataaaactactattgatttttttaatataatttataatttttaaatgatatattttGTTGATCTAGATTAACAATTAAGTATTAAGGaaataactttatttttttttcaaaaggaatatgatatgatttaaataaattggTTGCATTCAACATGTGAAGAATTATTAGATAGTTTTTGGTTAGATgaggataaaaataaaatttaataattattaaaaaatgaaacctAATTCTACAAGAATCTAAAAGTTAGTGGAAACTGGTTTTAAAAATAGTCTAAAACCAACACTAGTTTTAAGAGTGATTTTAATCGACTTaattccaatttattttattaaacactaaaaatggttaaaattattagaaagtatttttaatccattcaaaatcaattccaaacacaaatttattcaaattttagagttaaaattgataaaattgaaagttgtctaaattgaattttttgagCAAATTTGGGTAAATCAATCCAAGATGCTCACATGCACTCTATTATCATCacatttattagataaattaaaaattttcataaaataagtAGTAGAATTTTACATATGACAAATTATGATTGAATCTAAAATGTACAAATTGTTATACCTAAAGTCCTATTTAGTAATAGAATTTTACATGTGACAAATTATGATTGAATGTAAAATGCACAAATTACTTTACCTAAAGTCTTGTTTAgcaattatttgattttttttattttttattttaaaaattaagcagcacatttcttataataatttacatatttcttaaataataattgaattattgatccaatttaaaaaaaacaactttttaaaaaattttaagaaacaaaataattaccaagagtaagtattttgttttttttaaaaaaactaattttgcaaTCACGGGCTCCCCCAGCTGTCAATGACGGATCGACAATGTAAGTGAATTGTACAGCCAGATGGCTGTATATGATTGGAGGGTCATCTAAGCGGGGCACTACGACGGCATAGCGTAATGCCGTTGACGGTTCTCGTTAACGCGACACCAAACCGTGGTTTCCCTCTCTTTACGACTTATTCGGCACCCTGAAAGGCTGAAAGCAGCAGTTTCACCGGCTCTCCATCTCCGTTAACATAAAGTGGGTTTCCGTTTCATTCTTCATTCCAAGTGCCCGTACTGAAAATCTCTCTGTTTCATCTCCTCCAGCTCGCTCGCATGATTGATTAACCTCTCTCCGGCCTCCCAGCCGGCGTTCTGTTGCCATGACGTCCATCACTTCCGTCGAATTGAATTACCTCGTCTTTCGGTATCTTCAGGAATCAGGTAGCTTTCGTCTTTCTAGCTCCTTCtaagttattttttggaattTCATTTTAGTTTGGTTTGCTGCCTTTTCGTCTTTTTAGATTCAATAGATGAGGAAATTTTTGGAATTCAATTCTCTTTTATTACAGAAGGAGATATAGAgctgatttttatttattttttatttatttagaaacGTAGTAGCGCGGGTTCGTTTTTGAGCTGGCTAGGGCTAGGAATTTTGTGTTcctataatttaattttgtagaTCAATGCAACTCTTATCCGTTTGGTTTACTTGAGCTTTCTGtttctttctcctttttcttttacgTACTGTGTGGTTCTGTTAGGTTTTTCAGTATTTTGATGTGGTGTTAATATGTGAGTTCTAGAGTAGGTTAGGCTTTGCATAGGCGAGTGAAGCACTAACTATGGCCACGAGCCTGGCGTTCCTTCCAATTTCTTGCTTGGTGTGAACAATGACAATAATCTGGGTAACTGGCTTTCCAAATTATGGCTTTGTCATTCCTCGTAGTTCAattgaaaggaaacaaaaaattaagtACATATGTTTTCATTTTCATACACAGAAATCACTTCGAATGCAaattgttccatgtaaatctacCCTTACAAAGTGAGGGTGAGGGTCTCAAAGCTCACACTCTCTTCAATGAAACCATTAAATATCTACTTAGATTTTGAAAGTTCCCCTTATAGGATTTTCCTTAGGGAATGTTGTAACATTAGTCTGCCACTCTAAACTCCAACAGTGTTTGTCTTGGTTTTCTTTTACCTTACTAGTTTTGTCTCGTTTACTATTTGCTTGGAGGTTtttattttgttgtggtgtagTTTGAGTAGTAGTCTCTTTTTATTTACTTAATGAAAAGTTTCATAtcctttaaagaaaaaaaaaaccctctaaACTCCAACTGTGACTTCACAACTCAGATAAACCTCCCAACTCCTTTCAGACAGTTTCTTCTTCCTATACCTTGGGTTCACCTTGCCTGAATCcctcttattttgaaaatgaacggAGATGGGAAAAAAGCCCAAATAGCCCTTAAACGTGGAAAATGTTGGAGACTCCATATAGAGGACCCCCCAACATTTTAGACTTTCCCATTATAAACCCTTCCTCTCCAAATGCTTCTGGTCTAGGTAAAAGTTAAAATACCAGGGCCTAGGCTTAGTTTCTCTAGCTAATACTTCCTTCTTTCAATTAACTTTTTTCTGACACTGTCAAGGTGCATAGGTCTCAATCCTGAAAATACATTTAATCtaaatataagtttaattaaataatatcaaatatgtttgaaaaatcTTGAGTCAATTGCAAGTTTCTATctaaatattagtttattaaataattgttgtttcttatataaaaaaaaggctAGTTTCTCTCTGAAATTTCATTTTCTGCATTTAGAATTTTTTACCAATCCTACACCAAAGAAAACAAATTCTAATATTTTCTTCCTGCTGTCTGTTTCTTTTTTAGGTTTTATACATTCGGCCTTTGCTTTAGGGTATGAAGCTGGCATTAACAAGTGTTCTATTGATGGCAATTTGGTTCCACCTGGTGCTCTAGTTACAGTTGTACAGAAAGGGCTTCAGTATTTGGAGATGGAAGCTAATTTGAGTAATGTTAGCTCAATAAACTTCATCTCTCTCCTAATTTTGTATGTTTATATCTATTTAAGAACTATGTAGGCCTGATCCTCTATTTTGTTTTCTAGTGTTTGTATCCTTTCATTCACTTGTAACATCTTTCATTATCTTAATGAAGTGGtttgtttcttgttaaaaaaaaatttaagaactatgCAGGCTTGTGACCTGATATACTTCTGTTTTAATCTTGTCAGAATGACACAGATCTAGATGAAGATTTTTCATTCCTACAGCCTTTGGACCTTATTACAAAAGATGTCCATGAATTGCGTCAAATAATCAAAGATAAAAGGAAAAGTTCACTGAAAgataaagagaaagataaaGATTTAGATAAAGAACTTGAAAGTGAACGAGGACGTGTAAGAGAGAAGGAACGGCGTGAAAGTGAAGTTGAACGTGGACGTGCAAGAGAGAAGGAACGACTTGAAAGGGAGAAAGAAAGACTGGAAAGGGAGAAAGAAAGACTGGAAAGGGATAAGGAGCATGATAAGGATAGagataaaatagaaaaggatAAGGAGCGAGAAAAGCAACATGAGAATTTCACAGATAGAGATATGGTTATGGATCAAGATGAAAAGGTCCATGCAAACCAAGGAGAGAATGGAGTTTTCGGAGGTATCCTTTCCCTAATGTCTTTCTTTAGTCCATGTTTGTATCCATGAAATTACTGTTGTATGTTGTTTTCACAGTTTATTTGTACATACCATTGCCCTTTCCTCGATTGTGCTTTTCAGATACTATTTGGTTTTCTTTTGAACTGTTTGATCTAATACATATCATTTTCTTGGCCAGTTATTTAGTTCTTGTATATGTTTCTTACATTTAGTTAGCGTTATTAAGGGATCTGAAGGTTCATGCTTCACATGAAGTCACAAAATGTTAGAATAGGATAATCTAAACTACTGTTTTTGTTCTTGCCTCACTAGAGGCCGAGTTCTGTAGTTGTTCCCCCTCATCACCAATCTTTACACAGACAGAcatacaagttttcaacttttttgATGATTGAACTTGTGTATTAACTATTGTATTTCGTAGGACCAGAACCAATGGATATATCTATGACCTCAACATCTCAGTCCTGTGAAATTTCTAGTTCTGATGTGACAATTTTGCAAGGACATACTTCCGAGGTGGGAATATTTTGTCAGTCTTCTTTGTTTATTCTATGATCTTTTCTTCTCCTCGAAAGAATggtttgatatttgatattctCCCTTATCCCCAATTTTTTCTATTCCAGCTGTATGCCTATGTGACGATCTGTTGCTTTCCACATCTAGGTTTGTGCCTGTGCATGGAATCCAACAGGTTCTCTTCTTGCATCAGGGTAGGTCCCTTTTTTTATAcacaaaaaatatttgaatttttttttttttttttggcctcACAAATATGAAGGGCTTACATTTTAATATCTGTTGTTATTTTGATCAGATTACTTTTTTTAGCCTTTGAACCACCATAGGAAAGTTTGATGGTTTGTATGGGGTTAAATGCTGGTTATAAGTTGTAGCACTCAGTTTTCCTCCCCTTTCTGATACCAATTCATTGACACATCAGTTTCTCTGTTTGGAATAGTTTCTTTGCATGGCAAAGGAATTTGACATCGGCTAATCGGTATTCGCTTACCTTTTCTCACGGCAGTTGGTCCTCTTGtttgattaaatattgaatCTGTTTTACGgtgaatcaaatttcttttatgaAGTGACAAATAGCTTGGGATGACATATTGTGTGTACTTTCATACTTTTGTATAATCAAAGCAGGATGTTTGTTTATAAAGTATTTTTGGAGTCTTTTATTTAGTACCAATAATTACGTGGGATGTTATCTCGTGTTTAATTGTGTTCCTGGATAATCACTACTTTGTACCTATCATTAATGTGGAATGTCTCAAGTGTAATTGAAAAAAGGAAACTCATTCAGAATgtatattagaaatatttttagagTCTGACTTGTCTCCCTCCTCTTAGATTAGCAAGAAATGTGTATCATGGTTGTCTTTCGATCATGAGGCTTCTATATCTTTTATATATACAGTTTTAGATTCTTACTTCAATTACAGTTCTGGAGACTCAACAGCACGCATTTGGACAATAGCGGATGGTAGCAGTAGGTCTGGAGCTCAAAGTGGTCCTTTAAACGTGTTGGTGTTGAAGCATGTTAAGGGTAGAACTAACGAGAAGAGCAAAGATGTTACAACTCTAGATTGGAATGTGAGTTTTTTGaacattcttaaaaaaaattatttacacatgTATGCTATTGATGAGCTCTCATCTCTAAACCGTCTGCAGGATGGTAATTATCGAATAGGACCtcattttgttgtttttgttgtaATTGTTGAAAGGGATGCCGTTTTCTTGTTATTATCTTTTAAATATATTCTTCTGTGAGGTTTGGTGGACTGGTTGTGTTTGCTTCATTTACTGTTTCTTTTTTGTAGTTTggttttatttatctttttgtaGTTATCTTGCTAATCAAAGGAATCTTTGCTTCAGTTACTTTCATGTTGTAGATTTAGTTTTATCTGGAGATGTGAGTTTGTGAGGTGAGTTTGAATTCGCTTTTTCTGGCAGTTTAGTTCCATGTGAAGGAAGAACTTTTAACGACCCATTTTTCTGCAGTATTTAAAGGCATGTGTGTTTAACAAAACTACGCTTCTGCCTTGAAAAGAAATACACCATTTTTGGGGTTTTCCCTTGTGCTACTGGCACTGAGGGGGATGTGTATGTGTTTATTTGCCTATTAGCTTTGCAAGATGCCTATTGCAGATCTATCGTTTAAGAAATTTGTTTATGGATTGTTGGCTCTATTGGAAGTCAGTTGCACAGTTAGGCTGGCTGTTctctttcttttcaaattttctttttgggttCCCCTTGAGCCTGAATCCTTATGGCATGAAGTTATTGTAAGCAAGCATGACCCTCATCCCTTTGATTGGTTTTCAAGTGGGGTTAAAGGAACTTTTTGGAACCTTTGGAAGGACGTTTCTCTAGAGCTTTTGCTGCTTGTGTGGTGGGGAAGGTGAGggaacatatttttgggaatgTCGGTAGGTGGAGGATAGACCTCTTTGCTTTGCACGTCTTTATCATTTTTCTTCCCTTAAACATTGTTTCATAAGACTTTCTAGTTTGTTCGGGGAGCTctgtatttttttcatttggtcTCTATCAACCGTTGACTGATAGGGAAATAACTCTCTCTTCTGTCTTCGATTGGAGAGTTTGGTTTTAGCCTTTTAGGCTTGAGAGAAGGGATGTTCCTGTTTGGAGTCTTGATCCATTACATGCTTCCTCTTTGAAGTCTTTCTTTTGGCATCTGCTGGAACCCTTTCCTGTAGTGAGTCTGtctttgatgctttttggaggATCAAGATTCTGAAGAAAGCTAAGTTCCTTTCACGTCAAGTCGTACTCAATCATTTGAACTTTATGGACAGACTTTTGAGGAAGTTACTTTTGTTAGTTGGTCCCTTCCATTGTAATTCTTTGTTGGAAGCCCGAGGAAGACCTAGATCATCTTCTTTAGAGATGTGAGTTTGCAAGGTTGGTGTGAAATTGCTTTTTCCAGTTTCATGTTGGCTCCTCAGAGGACTATCATTAGTTTGATCAAGGAGTTCCTCCACCATCTGCCTGTTAGGGCTGTTAAGGCGTGCACTCTGTTGTGGGTTTTGTGTGGAGTGTTTGGAGGGTGGAGAGGGACCTTAGTGTTGTTTGGTCCTTGTGAAGTTCCATGTCTCCTTGTGGACTTTGATTTTAAAGACCTTTTGTAATTACTATTTAGGCAACATTTTACTCGTTTTGTGGGTTTGGTTTTTTTGTACGTGTGAGAATCCCCCTCTGcacccaaaaaaagaaaagaggggATGATGTCTCATGTCTATGCCTTATCTTTATTTTAGtgctatatatataattttaatttctatgatTGTGTGTGCAAATTGACAAATTTCCTTATTTTCCTAAATCTATAATTTGTGAGGATGTGCAAAAGTTTTTTATTTAGGTTTGCATCAGCTGCTAGATTGTGCACAAGGCTTTGTTATCCTAATCATAAAGCTATAGCTTTTTTCCATCATGTAGGGAGACGGGACCCTACTTGCTACTGGTTCATATGATGGACAAGCTAGAATTTGGAGCTCCAACGGTAAGCTCTGTAATAAATTTGTTACCTAGAATTTTATCTCTAGAAGGTGAAGTATAAATAAGATACATCACTGCCAAGAGTTACGAACATGAACATCAAATATGCCAAATGGCACAAAAACATCAACATGCCATATTCTCAGAATTAGGACGTGAACATATTTTTACACAGTCTAGTAAACAGAGGATATGAACATTTAAATAAATAGACATCAAACTATCTGTAATTTAGATTATGACTTTATATTTGAATTAGCAAAAATAACAATCAGGCTCAAGATGCACAATCCTAAAAATTTGCAGATGTAATAAATTTTAGATCATTCTTttgaaatctatcagtgatagaccatatcactagtaggggtttatcagtgatagaccatatcgctGGTAGGCAGGCGTCTATTCGCGATAGAGTGTGTGATCGatagattttgttatacttgcaattatttaaaatgttgtcatacacttaattattatccctaaaagtgcTACTCAATGCAATTATCCTAACACATATAACACGCAAATAGTTGAAGAAATACAAACCTGATCATGTATCTTATAGTAAAGGTTCTAATGAAATCTCAAACCAAGTATTTGTATATTTGATTCAACATTTATTGAGAAAAGAAAGTTGAATATCAAAACATTTGTACAATCTAAGGTTTAAAGAATGAGCTTGACgaggttttattttttattatt
The nucleotide sequence above comes from Benincasa hispida cultivar B227 chromosome 3, ASM972705v1, whole genome shotgun sequence. Encoded proteins:
- the LOC120073770 gene encoding WD40 repeat-containing protein HOS15 isoform X2, whose amino-acid sequence is MTSITSVELNYLVFRYLQESGFIHSAFALGYEAGINKCSIDGNLVPPGALVTVVQKGLQYLEMEANLSNNDTDLDEDFSFLQPLDLITKDVHELRQIIKDKRKSSLKDKEKDKDLDKELESERGRVREKERRESEVERGRAREKERLEREKERLEREKERLERDKEHDKDRDKIEKDKEREKQHENFTDRDMVMDQDEKVHANQGENGVFGEPMDISMTSTSQSCEISSSDVTILQGHTSEVCACAWNPTGSLLASGSGDSTARIWTIADGSSRSGAQSGPLNVLVLKHVKGRTNEKSKDVTTLDWNGDGTLLATGSYDGQARIWSSNGELRTTLSKHKGPIFSLKWNKKGDYLLTGSCDKTAIVWDVKAEEWKQQFEFHSGPTLDVDWRNNVSFATSSTDNMIYVCKIGETRPIKTFAGHQGEVNCVKWDPTGSLLASCSDDITAKIWSMKQDKYVYDLREHSKEIYTIRWSPTGPGTNNPNQQLVLASASFDSTVKLWDVELGKLICSLNGHREPVYSVAFSPNGEYLASGSLDKSMHVWSLKEGKIVKTYTGNGGIFEVCWNKEGDKIAACFANNTVCVLDFRM
- the LOC120073770 gene encoding WD40 repeat-containing protein HOS15 isoform X1 gives rise to the protein MTSITSVELNYLVFRYLQESGFIHSAFALGYEAGINKCSIDGNLVPPGALVTVVQKGLQYLEMEANLSNNDTDLDEDFSFLQPLDLITKDVHELRQIIKDKRKSSLKDKEKDKDLDKELESERGRVREKERRESEVERGRAREKERLEREKERLEREKERLERDKEHDKDRDKIEKDKEREKQHENFTDRDMVMDQDEKVHANQGENGVFGGPEPMDISMTSTSQSCEISSSDVTILQGHTSEVCACAWNPTGSLLASGSGDSTARIWTIADGSSRSGAQSGPLNVLVLKHVKGRTNEKSKDVTTLDWNGDGTLLATGSYDGQARIWSSNGELRTTLSKHKGPIFSLKWNKKGDYLLTGSCDKTAIVWDVKAEEWKQQFEFHSGPTLDVDWRNNVSFATSSTDNMIYVCKIGETRPIKTFAGHQGEVNCVKWDPTGSLLASCSDDITAKIWSMKQDKYVYDLREHSKEIYTIRWSPTGPGTNNPNQQLVLASASFDSTVKLWDVELGKLICSLNGHREPVYSVAFSPNGEYLASGSLDKSMHVWSLKEGKIVKTYTGNGGIFEVCWNKEGDKIAACFANNTVCVLDFRM